A stretch of DNA from Rathayibacter sp. VKM Ac-2762:
ACTGGCTGTTCGACGCGCAGATCGTCATCGGCGAGCAGACCGTCCTCTGGCGGGAGGTCATCGGCAACGTCTTCGGGCTCCTCAGCGCCCTCGGCGGGATGCGGCGGAAGGTCTGGGCCTGGCCCGTCGGCCTCATCGGCAACGTGCTGCTGTTCACGGTCTTCATGGGCGCCCTGTTCGGCACTCCGAACCCCGTCAACCTGCTCGGCCAGGCCGGGCGGCAGGTGATGTTCATCCTGGTCAGCGTCTACGGCTGGTACCGGTGGACCCACCGCCCCGACGACTCGACCACCTTGATCGAGCCGCGCTGGGCGTCGTGGCGCACCCGCGGCCTGCTGGTGCTCGGGATGGTCGGCGGCACCGCGGTGCTGACGCCCGTGTTCCGCGCGCTCGGCTCCTACGAGCCGGTCTGGAGCGACGCGTGGATCTTCGTCGGCTCCGTCCTCGCCACCTACGGCATGGCGAAGGGCTGGACCGAGTTCTGGCTCATCTGGGTGGCCGTCGACCTGGTCGGCGTGCCGCTGCTGTTCTCGGCCGGCTACTACGCGTCGGGGCTGATGTACGTCTTCTACGGCGCGTTCACCCTGGTCGGCTTCTTCGTCTGGATGCGGCAGGGCACCCGTCCGTCCGCCGCTCCGATCACGGTCGGCTAGCTCTAGCAGCCCGCCGCCGCCGGCGGAAGTGGCCGTGCGGGAGGCGCTGTCGGTGGTCCACTGGGAGCGGAGGCGCCCGCCTCCCCCACCAGGAACGGACGCCATGCTCTCCCTCGTCTACTCCAGCCGCACCTCCGCCGGCTTCACGGACGCCGACCTCCCCGCGCTGCTCGCCCAGTGTCGCGCGAACAACGAGCGTCTCGGCCTGACCGGCATGCTCCTGCACCGCGACGGCCGGTTCCTCCAGGTGCTCGAGGGGCCGGACGAGGTCCTGCGCGAGCGGATGGCCGTCATCGCCGCCGACGAGCGCCACGCGCAGCTGCGCACCCTCCTCGAGGAGCCGATCCGGGAGCGGCTCTTCCCGGAGTGGTCGATGGCGTTCGAGTCCGCCGCCGACGCCGAGGCCGCCGGGCTGCGCACCTCCTTCGACGACCTCGACGACACCGAGGCCGAGAGCGCGACGCTCCCGGCGCTGCGCGAGCTCATCCGCTTCTTCCGCGAGCGGAGCTAGGCGGAGCTAGGCGGAGCTAGGCGGAGCTGGGCGGAGCGATACGGGACGCCGGGATCGCGGCCGGTCCGCCGCCGGGAGTCGACGCCCGTCACTCCTCCGCCGAGGGAGGAGCGAGCCGGTCGAGCCGCGCCAGGAGCGGGGCGAAGCCGTCGCCGAGCAGGGCGCTCAGCGGCTCGCCGAACCAGAACCGCCAGACGGCGTCGAGCTCCTCGCCGGTGATCCGTCCTCGGCGCAGAAGGATGCTCGCGATCGGGGCCGCCTCAGACGCGTACTCCTCGCGGGGAGCGCCGTCCTCGCGACCCGGCTCGAGTCCGTACGGATCGACCGCGTCGAGCTCCCGCAGGACGGCCGCCAGCATCGCGTCCCGGCGTTCCGCGGTCGCGCCGTCCTGGTTCGTCGGTGCTCGGCGCTCCATCGCGAGAAGGTACCGAGCCCACTCCTCGTCGTCCATTCGTCGTCTCCGATCTCTCCGGATGCCGCGCCTTCTCGAGGCCTTTCTCTTCCTTCGGCGCCGGCTTGTCGAGGCACGGGGGAACCGCCTCTCCGACGGCTTGTCATCCCCCCGCGAGAAAGGCGCGGACGCCTTCCCGCGTCAGCCCCGAGGCGACGGCGAGCCGGTGCTCTCCGGCCCCGAGTCGGGCGGCTCCGCGGAGTGCCGCGGCCCTTTCTCCGCCCTCGCCGGAAGTCCCGCTCCGGAACGCCGCGAATTCCGCGGACACCCGATCGAGAGCGTCGACGACATCACCGGACACGCTCTCCGGCGGCTCGCCGAGATCGATGCGCCAGCCTCTCCCGGACTTCTCGTCGCTGTCGTTCACACGGAGGAAAGTACCCCGGACCGCAGGGCGGCGCCTGTGATCGCCCTGCGGTCGTCTCGCCCCGCAGGACGCGCTTCCCGCACACTAGGTATTGCCAGGCCTTGCAACGCAAGGCATAGTGGTCCGCATGGCGACGGACGCGGAGAAGATCCTCACGAACCTCCGGAAGGGGGTCGTCGAGTTCTGCGTCCTGGCCGCGATCTCGGGCGAGCCGAAGTACGGACGCGACCTCGCGCTCACCCTGAGCGAGAAGGGCCTGCTCGCCGGCGAGGGCACGCTCTACCCCCTGCTCTCACGCCTGCGCGACAGCGGACTCGTCTCGACGGAGCTCACCGACCCGAGCCTCGGACGACAGCGGCGCTACTACACCCTCGCTCCCGCAGGCCGCGCCCGGCTCGAGGAGTTCCGGGCGGCCTGGGTGCCGTTCCGATCCACCGTCGACGACCTCCTGGAGACGCACTGATGACGACGCACACCACGGAAACGACCGGCCGCGGCTACACCGCCCGGCTGCGCCGCGAACTGGCGGTCCTCCCGCGGCGGTCGCGACGCGAGCTGCTCGAGGACGCCTCGGAGCACGCCGCGGGCGACGAGTCGGAGCTCGCGCGCTCCTTCGGCGATCCCGTCGAGATCGCCCGCGCCGCACTCGATCAGCACGACGCCCGCACAGGCCGTCCGATGCGCCCCAGCCTTCTGCTGCCCTCGAAGCTCCTGCAGCTGGGCGCGGCGGTCCTCACCGGCCCGTTCGCCGCGATCGCGCTCCTCGACCTCCTCCTGAACGGCACCGCCCTCGGCCTGCCGAGGCTCGCGCTCTGGGCACTCATCGCGCTGCCGCCGCTCCTCGTCCGCTGGACGACGTGGTGGCGCGTCTCCCTCGCCTGCGCGGTCCTCCACGCCTGCTACCTCGCTGTCTCGGCCGTGGTCACCCTCGGCGGAGGGAACGTGCCCGCCCCGGCCGTGGCCCTCCTCCTCTCGGCGCCCGTCGCTCTGGCTCAGCTCCTGGCCCTCGGCCTCTCGGCGGTCGCCCTCCTCCGGACCCCGCGGGTCCTCCGCGCCCGCTGACGAGGAGCGTCGGGCAGGATGAGCCGGGTGTCGATCAGCAGAACGTGGAGAGCAGCGGCGGTGATGGCGTCGATCACGTCGCTCTCGGCGTGCGCGACGGAGTACCACGGCCACGACAGCGGGATCGACGGCAGGCTGTGGCGGCAGATGGCCGCGGTCGAGGATCCTCTCAGCACGAGTGTCTACCGGTCGCTCGACGAGACGATCGGCATACTCCACGGCCTGAATCCGGAGGCTTATCCACCGCCTCTCGAGGACCCGTCCGCCTATCTCTCGGGAATCGACGTCCCCCGCTGGGACGGAGAGGCCGAGTCGGTCGATCCCTCGGTGCTCGAGGACGGCGGAGTGGTGCTCTACGACGAGGACGTCACGGACGGCGAGGCCCGCTTCTCGCTCTTCCTCGCGTCCGGTCCGATCCCCGGAGAGGAGGATGAGGGCGGCTGGTTCAGCGGTCCCAGCGAGGTCTACACCTGCTACGGACTCGTCGTCGACTTCCGAGCGCACACGCCTCCCGGTCCGGAGAGGACGGCCTTCGAGGACTGTCCCGCGGACCTCGTCGCCGTGCTCCGCTCCGATGCGGCCTTCGCCTCGGCCGAGGTCTTCGACGGCTGACCCGACCGCGGCGACCACCCGCTGCGACGACCGCGGGGCGGAGGCGCGGATCGCGTCGTTCCGGCGCGCCCGCACCAGCGGTGCCGGAACGTCCGGCCGATCCGGGAGCGGCACCCGTCCGAGCCGTCGAGGTTCCGTCGGTGTGCAGGCCCCCGCGCCGAGGGACGTAAAGTGTGCTCACACGCGCCCGCGGACGGGCGAGCCGCCCGTGAGGGCGCCCCGGTCCTGCGTCGGAGGCGCCGATCACAGAGAGCCGCGGTGCCCGATGCCGGAAGACAAGCCCGCGTCGCGGGCGCCGAGCATCTACGACGTCGCCCGCGCGGCCGGCGTCTCGCACCAGACCGTCTCCCGGGTCCTGAACGACCACCCGAGCCTCCGCGCCGAGACGAAGAAGCGCGTGCTCGAGGTCATGGCCGAGCTCGACTACCGCCCCAACCTCGCCGCGCGGGCACTGGTCACCAGCCGCACCCGCACCGTCGGCGTGCTGTCCTCGCAGAGCCTGCAGTACGGTCCGGCCTCCAGCATCCAGGCCATCGAGGTGGCGGCGCGCGACGCGGGCTACCTCGTCGTCACGGCCAACGTCGACGGCACCGACGGCGCGTCGATCCAGGCCGGGATCCGGCATCTGCTCAACCAGGCGGTCGAGGGCCTCGTGGTCGTCGCCCCGCAGATCCGCGTCTTCGACATCCTCTCCGGAGTCGCGCTGCGCATCCCGCACGTGACGCTGCAGACGAGCGAGGACGACCGCGACGACGCGCTCTACGTCGACCAGATGGCCGGCGCCCGCATCGCCACCGGACACCTGATCGACCTCGGGCACACCGAGATCGTGCACCTCGCCGGCCCGCAGGACTGGATCGAGGCCGAGGCGCGGATGCGCGGCTACCTCGCCGAGCTCGACCACCGCTCGATCCCGCTGCGCCCGCCGCTGCTCGGCGACTGGAGCGCCGAGCGCGGCCACCGCGTGGGCCTCGAGCTCTCGCGCTTTCTCGACTTCACCGCGGTGTTCGCGGGGAACGACCAGATGGCGCTCGGACTGATGAGCGCGTTCCACGAGCGCGGGGTCCGCGTGCCGGAGGACGTCAGCGTCATCGGCTTCGACGACATCCCCGAGGCTGCGTTCTACTGGCCGCCGCTGACCAGCGTCCGCCAGGACTTCGTGGAGCTCGGACGCCGGTGCGTGGCCGCGCTGCTCAGCCTGATCGAGGGCGACCGGCCGGAGAAGGCGGCGCCGATCGCTCCGCAGCTGGTCGTCCGCGGATCCACAGCCGTCCCCCGGAGCGCGAGCGTCACCGCCTCGCGCTGACCGGCGGCCGCGACGCCCTCGCGCCGCGACCGCCCGGGATCACTCGCCGTGAGCGGCGATCGACACGTCGTTCCAGCGCTTCCAGGTCTCGAGGCGCGTCTCGTAGTCCGCCGTCGCGATGCCCAGCGGCGCGCGCCCGAAGAAGATCCGCAGCGGCGGCTCGTCCGCGTCCACGACCGCGAGGATCCCGAGGCGCGAGGCCCGCGGGTCGCCCTGCTGAGCGGCGGAGGGGCGTCGGCTCGCTGCCTCGCGGACCTCGTCGTACGCAGCGATCGGCTCGCTGCGCGACGCGGAGGGACCGGACCAGTCGGTCGAGTACCCGCCGGGCTCGACGAGGGTCACGTGGATCCCGAAGCCGGCGACCTCGGCGGCCAGCGACTGGGTGAAGCCCTCGAGCGCCCACTTCGACGCGTGGTACGCGCCGATCGAGGGGAACGCGCTGATGCCGCCGATGCTCGACACCTGGACGATGTGGCCCGAGCCCTGCTCGCGGAGGATCGGCAGCGCGGCCTGGGTGACCCAGAGGGCGCCGAAGACGTTGGTCTCGAGCTGCGCGCGGACCTCCTCCTCGGTGAGCTCCTCGATCATGCCGAAGTGCCCGTAGCCGGCGTTGTTGATCACGACGTCCAGCCGGCCGAACCGCTCGGCCGCGGCCTGCACCGCGGCGAAGCCGGCCGCGCGGTCGGTCACGTCGAGGGTCAGCGGGAGGAACGTGTCCGGATACTCCTCGACGAGAGCGTCGAGGGTCTCGATCCGGCGGGCGGTGCCGGCGACCGAATCGCCGCGCTCGAGCGCCGCCTCGGCCCACTCGCGGCCGAAGCCCTTCGAGGCGCCGGTGATGAACCAGGTCTTCGTCATGGTGTGCGTCCTTTCGACAGTGCTGGACGCAACGCCGACGGCTCCGGCTCCCTTCCGGGGCCGGGGACCCTTGACACGAGCGGTCGGGGAGCGGACGACGCGGTATGCGAGGCCGCCGGTGTCCCGTTACCGAGTCGAGACGTACGCGTTGACACGAACGGCGCCGTCGGGTCTAGCATGACGCAATGTGATCGCTCACATGGCATCACATCTCCGCCCCGATCCCGAGGGCGGCCCTGCATCCACTGCATTCAATGACGAAGGAATCACAGTGACCACAATGAAGCGCGCTCTCATCGCCGGCATCGCCGGCGGAGCGATGATCCTCTCCCTCGCCGCCTGCTCCTCCGGAACCGGTGGCGGCTCGGGCTCGGGATCCGGCGACGGCGGCCTCGTCGGCGTCGCGATGCCGACCAAGTCGTCCGAGCGCTGGATCGCTGACGGCAACAACGTCAAGTCGCAGCTCGAGGAGGCCGGCTACCAGGTCGACCTGCAGTACGCCGAGGACGACATCCCCACCCAGGTCTCGCAGCTCGAGAACATGATCACCAAGGGCGCCAAGGCCCTGATCGTCGCCTCGATCGACGGCACCACCCTCACGAGCGTGCTCGAGGAGGCCAAGGCCAACGACATCCCCGTCATCGCCTACGACCGCCTCATCCGCGACTCCGAGAACGTGGACTACTACGCCACGTTCGACAACTACAAGGTGGGCGTCCAGCAGGCCACCTCGCTCCTCGCGGGCCTCGGTCTCACCGACCTCACCGGCGCGAAGGCCGCCGACGCCCCCGCCGGCCCCTTCAACGTCGAGCTGTTCGCCGGCAGCCCCGACGACAACAACGCCACGTTCTTCTTCAACGGCGCGATGGACACCCTCCAGCCGTACATCGACGACAAGACGCTCGTCGTGAAGTCCGGCGAGACCGACTTCAACACCGTCGCCACGCTCCGCTGGGACGGCGAGGTCGCCCAGAGCCGCATGGAGGACATCCTCACCAAGACGTACTCCGACGGCTCTAAGGTCCAGGGCGTCCTCTCGCCCTACGACGGCCTCAGCCGCGGCATCATCTCGGCTCTGACCGACGCCGGCTACACCGTCGGCTCCGACTTCCCGATCATCACCGGTCAGGACGCCGAGCTCGACTCCGTCAAGGCGATCATCGCCGGCGAGCAGTACGCGACCATCTACAAGGACACCCGCGAGCTCGCCAAGGAGGCCGTGAAGATGGCCCAGGCCGTGCTCGAGGGCACCGAGCCCGAGGTCAACGACACCGACACCTACGACAACGGCAAGAAGGTCGTCCCGTCCTTCCTGCTCGAGCCGGTCATCGTCACCAAGGACCAGATCCAGTCCGTCCTCGTCGACGGCGGCTACTACACCGACGCGGAAGTGAACGGCTAGTCCTCTCTCCTCACCCGAGAAGGAACACCCCGGGAGGGCGCCCACTGGGCGCCCTCCCCCACTACGAAGGAAGGGAGGCGGCGTGACCTCGAACATCCTCGAGATGCGCGGCATCACCAAGACGTTCCCGGGCGTGAAGGCGCTCCAGGACGTCACGCTCAACGCACAGCGCGGCGAAGTCCACGCGATCTGCGGGGAGAACGGCGCCGGCAAGTCGACGCTGATGAAGGTCCTGTCGGGCGTCTACCCGCACGGCACCTACGAGGGCGACATCGTCTTCGAGGACGAGGTGATGCAGTTCTCCAGCATCCGCGACTCGGAGGCGAAGGGCATCGTCATCATCCACCAGGAGCTGGCCCTCAGCCCCTACCTCTCCATCGCGGAGAACATCTTCCTCGGCAACGAGGTGCGCGGCTTCGGCGGCCTGATCGACTGGAACAAGACCAACCAGGAGGCCGCGGCGCTGCTGGCCCGCGTGGGTCTGCGCGAGAACCCGACCACCAAGATCATGGAGATCGGAGTCGGCAAGCAGCAGCTCGTCGAGATCGCGAAGGCGCTCTCGAAGCGGGTCAAGCTGCTCATCCTCGACGAGCCCACCGCGGCCCTGAACGACGAGGACTCGGACCACCTGCTCGACCTGATCCTGCACCTCAAGGAGCAGGGCATCACGTCGATCATCATCAGCCACAAGCTGAACGAGATCAAGAAGATCGCGGACACCGTCACGGTCATCCGCGACGGCAAGACCATCGAGACGATCGCCCACGACGACGTCACCGAGGACCGCATCATCAAGGACATGGTCGGCCGCGACCTCGACCACCGCTACCCGGACCACACGCCGCACATCGGCGAGGAGATCCTGCGCGTGGTCGACTGGACGGCCCACCACCCCCAGGACCCGACCCGCGTCATGGTGGACAAGGTCAACCTGTCGGTCCACCGCGGCGAGATCGTCGGCATCGCCGGGCTCATGGGCGCCGGGCGCACCGAGTTCGCGATGAGCCTCTTCGGCCGCTCCTACGGCAGCCGCATCTCCGGCCAGGTCTTCAAGGCCGGCAAGGAGATCAAGATCCGCAACGTCTCGGAGGCGATCGCCCACGGGCTCGCCTACGCGACCGAGGACCGCAAGCACTACGGCCTCAACCTCATCGACGACATCAAGCGGAACATCTCGCTCGCGTCGCTCGACAAGGTCGCCCGCGGCGGACTCGTCGACGACAACCGCGAGTTCGAGGTCGCCAACGAGTACCGCGGCAGCATGAACATCAAGTCGCCGACCGTGCTCGCCAAGACCGGGAAGCTCTCCGGCGGCAACCAGCAGAAGGTCGTCCTGTCGAAGTGGATCTACTCCGACCCGGACGTCCTCATCCTCGACGAGCCCACCCGCGGCATCGACGTGGGTGCGAAGTACGAGATCTACACCATCATCAACCGGCTCGCGGCGCAGGGTAAGGGGATCATCGTCATCTCCTCCGAGCTGCCGGAGCTGCTCGGCATCTGCGACCGCGTCTACGCGCTGTCGGAGGGCCGGATCACGGGCGAGCTGCCCATCGCCGAGGCGACGCCCGAGGCGGTCCTCACCCTCATGACCCAGGAGAAGCAACGATGACCGATCTGCAGAACGAACCGTCCACCGCGGCCGGTGCGCAGGTGAAGCCCACCGAGAACGCCTTCACGAAGCGCCTCAGCCACGTGCTGGGTGACCTCGGCAAGAACGGCATCTTCATCGCCCTCATCGTGGTGGTGCTGCTGTTCGAGGTGATGACCGGCGGAATCCTCCTCCGCCCCCAGAACATCTCGAACCTGATCGTCCAGAACGGCTACATCCTGATCCTCGCCATCGGCATGGTGATGGTCATCGTGGCCGGGCACATCGACCTCTCGGTCGGCTCGGTCGCGGCGTTCGTCGGAGCGATCTCGGGCGTCTTCGCGGTCAACATGGGTCTCCCGTGGTGGCTGTCGATCATCCTCTCCCTCCTCATCGGCGCCCTGGTCGGAGCGTGGCAGGGCTTCTGGATCGCCTACGTCGGGATCCCGGCGTTCATCGTGACCCTGGCGGGCATGCTGATCTTCCGCGGCCTGGCGCTCGTCGTCCTCGGCAACGCGAACATCGGCTCCTTCCCGACCGAGTACCGCGCGCTGGGCAACGGCTTCCTCACCGACCTGTTCGGCGAGACCGACCTCGACCCGCTGTCGCTCGTCATCGGCGCGCTCGCGATCGTCGCCTTCGCCGTGCAGTCCGTGCGCACCCGCCGCGGCCGCCAGAAGTACGCGCAGAGCGTCGAGCCGGGCGCCTGGTTCGTCACCAAGCTCGTCCTCGTCTCCGTCGTGATCGCGGCCTTCTCCTTCGCGCTGGCCACCTTCAAGGGCATCCCGGTCACCCTGATCGTGCTCGCCGTGCTCGTCCTGATCTACGGCGTGGTCATGAACCGCTCCGTCTTCGGCCGCCACGTCTACGCGATCGGCGGCAACCTGCACGCCGCGGAGCTGTCCGGCATCAAGACCCGCAACGTCACCTTCTGGCTGTTCGTCAACATGGGCGTCCTCGCGGCGCTGGCCGGCCTCGTCTTCACCGCGCGACTCAACCTCGCCGGCCCGAAGGCGGGAGACGGCTTCGAGCTCGAGGCCATCTCGGCCGCCTTCATCGGCGGCGCGGCCGTCCAGGGCGGCGTCGGCACCATCGGCGGCGCGATCATCGGTGGCCTCATCATCGGCGTCCTGAACAACGGCATGTCGATCATGGGCATCGGCATCGAGTGGCAGCAGGCGGTCAAGGGCCTCGTGCTCCTGCTCGCGGTCGCCTTCGACGTCTACAACAAGCGCCGCTCGGGCGGACGCTAGGCCCTGCGGTCGTGCCCGACTGGTCGCGGTTCCTGCCGCTGAGCACCGGGCCCTCGGTCGACGAGACGGGCGTCAGCAACGACTGGCGCCCCCTCGTCGCCGAGAGGCTCGACCGCCTCGCCGTCCTGGCCGCCTCGCCCTCCACCACGGAAGGCGGGGCGGCCAGTGCCGTCTCCCGGGACGCCCTGCTCGGAGAGCTCGTCGTGCGGCTCTCGAGCAGCACCGGCCAGCGCCTCGCGACGCGGATGGGCGCCCGCGAGGCCTCCTCCCCTCCCCCTGCCGCCGAGATCGCCCCGGCCCTGGCCGCTCTCGCCTCCGCTCGCCGCGCCGGCGCCGGTCCCCGCTCGGTCGCCGAGCTGGTCGAGGTCGTCCGCGTCGAGCTCGCCCTCTCCCCCGAGCCGCTCGCCCTCTCCTCCCGCATCACCGGCGGGGTGGCCCTGGACCGCCTGCAGCGCGCGCCGCTCGCGATCCGCGCCGCCGTCCGCGGTCGCACCCTCGCTCCGACCGACGCGGAGTGGGAGCTCGGCTCCGGCCCCGCCCTGCGCGTGCCGGCCGACGCGATCCTCCGCTTCCTGCTCGGCCTCGGGCCCTTCCCCGCCGAGCCGACCGCCTAGGCGGCGCCGCCACCTGCCCACGGGCGGAGGCGGCGCCGCGCCGGTCGTAGCATCGGAGGATGACGCGCTCACTGCCGAGAAGCACCCCGTCCGCCCGCTCCGTCGACGCCGAGGGAGTGCTGGCCTTCGTCGAAGGGGTCGAGGCCGCTCCCGGCGTCGAGCTGCACGGGCTGATGGTGGTGCAGGGCGGCGACGTGGTCGCCGAGGGCTGGTGGGCGCCGTACTCGGCCGAGCGGCTGCACCTCTTCTACTCGCTGAGCAAGAGCTTCACCTCGACTGCCGTCGGCCTCGCGGGCGCCGAGGGCCTGGTCGACCTGGACGCCACCGTCCTCTCGTACTTCCCCGAGCTCGACGACGAGATCACCGACCCGCGCTCGCGTGCGCTCCGCGTCCGCCACGTCCTCGCGATGGCGAGCGGCCACTCCGCCGAGACGATCGACCGCGCCGAGGAGGCGGACCCGGTCGACCTGGTGCGCGGCTTCCTCCTCCTCCCGCCGGAGCAGGAGCCGGGCAGCGTGTTCGCCTACAACCAGCCCTGCACCTTCGCCGCCGCCGCGATCGTGCAGCGCGTGAGCGGGCAGTCGCTGACCGACTACCTGCGCCCGCGCCTGCTCGATCCGCTCGGCATCGGCGAGGTCGCCTGGCATCGCGACGACTCGGGGCGCGAGCTCGGCTACAGCGGGCTGCACGCCACCACCGAGGCGGCCGCTGCGCTCGGACTGCTGTACCTGCAGGAGGGGCGCTGGGGCGACCGGCGGATCCTCTCGCCGGAGTGGGTCGCCGAGGCGTCCCGCGCGCACGTCCCGACCCACGAGGACGGCGGACCGGACTGGCAGCAGGGCTACGGCTTCCAGTTCTGGCGGTCGCTGCACGGCTACCGCGCGGACGGCGCGTACGGGCAGTTCAGCCTGATCGTGCCCGAGCACGAGCTCGTGATCGCGCTGACCGGCCAGACCTCGGACACGCAGACGCTGCTCGCGCTCGCCTGGGAGCACCTGCTCCCCGCCGTCGGCCGCGGGTCCACGGCGGAGGCCGACGCCCGGCTGGCCGACCGGCTGTCGGAGCTCGCCCTGCCCCCGCTCGAGGGCGCCTCCCCTGCGACCGGGAGCTACACGCCGGTGGGATCGTGGCCCGACGCCGTCGAGGTGACGGCCGACGAGGGCGGCTGGACGCTCGCGCTGACCGAGGGCGACGAGCGCTTCACGGTGACGC
This window harbors:
- the pnuC gene encoding nicotinamide riboside transporter PnuC; this encodes MDLVHWLFDAQIVIGEQTVLWREVIGNVFGLLSALGGMRRKVWAWPVGLIGNVLLFTVFMGALFGTPNPVNLLGQAGRQVMFILVSVYGWYRWTHRPDDSTTLIEPRWASWRTRGLLVLGMVGGTAVLTPVFRALGSYEPVWSDAWIFVGSVLATYGMAKGWTEFWLIWVAVDLVGVPLLFSAGYYASGLMYVFYGAFTLVGFFVWMRQGTRPSAAPITVG
- a CDS encoding BLUF domain-containing protein; this encodes MLSLVYSSRTSAGFTDADLPALLAQCRANNERLGLTGMLLHRDGRFLQVLEGPDEVLRERMAVIAADERHAQLRTLLEEPIRERLFPEWSMAFESAADAEAAGLRTSFDDLDDTEAESATLPALRELIRFFRERS
- a CDS encoding PadR family transcriptional regulator, which gives rise to MATDAEKILTNLRKGVVEFCVLAAISGEPKYGRDLALTLSEKGLLAGEGTLYPLLSRLRDSGLVSTELTDPSLGRQRRYYTLAPAGRARLEEFRAAWVPFRSTVDDLLETH
- a CDS encoding LacI family DNA-binding transcriptional regulator, producing the protein MPEDKPASRAPSIYDVARAAGVSHQTVSRVLNDHPSLRAETKKRVLEVMAELDYRPNLAARALVTSRTRTVGVLSSQSLQYGPASSIQAIEVAARDAGYLVVTANVDGTDGASIQAGIRHLLNQAVEGLVVVAPQIRVFDILSGVALRIPHVTLQTSEDDRDDALYVDQMAGARIATGHLIDLGHTEIVHLAGPQDWIEAEARMRGYLAELDHRSIPLRPPLLGDWSAERGHRVGLELSRFLDFTAVFAGNDQMALGLMSAFHERGVRVPEDVSVIGFDDIPEAAFYWPPLTSVRQDFVELGRRCVAALLSLIEGDRPEKAAPIAPQLVVRGSTAVPRSASVTASR
- a CDS encoding SDR family oxidoreductase, whose amino-acid sequence is MTKTWFITGASKGFGREWAEAALERGDSVAGTARRIETLDALVEEYPDTFLPLTLDVTDRAAGFAAVQAAAERFGRLDVVINNAGYGHFGMIEELTEEEVRAQLETNVFGALWVTQAALPILREQGSGHIVQVSSIGGISAFPSIGAYHASKWALEGFTQSLAAEVAGFGIHVTLVEPGGYSTDWSGPSASRSEPIAAYDEVREAASRRPSAAQQGDPRASRLGILAVVDADEPPLRIFFGRAPLGIATADYETRLETWKRWNDVSIAAHGE
- the chvE gene encoding multiple monosaccharide ABC transporter substrate-binding protein, which translates into the protein MKRALIAGIAGGAMILSLAACSSGTGGGSGSGSGDGGLVGVAMPTKSSERWIADGNNVKSQLEEAGYQVDLQYAEDDIPTQVSQLENMITKGAKALIVASIDGTTLTSVLEEAKANDIPVIAYDRLIRDSENVDYYATFDNYKVGVQQATSLLAGLGLTDLTGAKAADAPAGPFNVELFAGSPDDNNATFFFNGAMDTLQPYIDDKTLVVKSGETDFNTVATLRWDGEVAQSRMEDILTKTYSDGSKVQGVLSPYDGLSRGIISALTDAGYTVGSDFPIITGQDAELDSVKAIIAGEQYATIYKDTRELAKEAVKMAQAVLEGTEPEVNDTDTYDNGKKVVPSFLLEPVIVTKDQIQSVLVDGGYYTDAEVNG
- the mmsA gene encoding multiple monosaccharide ABC transporter ATP-binding protein translates to MTSNILEMRGITKTFPGVKALQDVTLNAQRGEVHAICGENGAGKSTLMKVLSGVYPHGTYEGDIVFEDEVMQFSSIRDSEAKGIVIIHQELALSPYLSIAENIFLGNEVRGFGGLIDWNKTNQEAAALLARVGLRENPTTKIMEIGVGKQQLVEIAKALSKRVKLLILDEPTAALNDEDSDHLLDLILHLKEQGITSIIISHKLNEIKKIADTVTVIRDGKTIETIAHDDVTEDRIIKDMVGRDLDHRYPDHTPHIGEEILRVVDWTAHHPQDPTRVMVDKVNLSVHRGEIVGIAGLMGAGRTEFAMSLFGRSYGSRISGQVFKAGKEIKIRNVSEAIAHGLAYATEDRKHYGLNLIDDIKRNISLASLDKVARGGLVDDNREFEVANEYRGSMNIKSPTVLAKTGKLSGGNQQKVVLSKWIYSDPDVLILDEPTRGIDVGAKYEIYTIINRLAAQGKGIIVISSELPELLGICDRVYALSEGRITGELPIAEATPEAVLTLMTQEKQR
- the mmsB gene encoding multiple monosaccharide ABC transporter permease; protein product: MTDLQNEPSTAAGAQVKPTENAFTKRLSHVLGDLGKNGIFIALIVVVLLFEVMTGGILLRPQNISNLIVQNGYILILAIGMVMVIVAGHIDLSVGSVAAFVGAISGVFAVNMGLPWWLSIILSLLIGALVGAWQGFWIAYVGIPAFIVTLAGMLIFRGLALVVLGNANIGSFPTEYRALGNGFLTDLFGETDLDPLSLVIGALAIVAFAVQSVRTRRGRQKYAQSVEPGAWFVTKLVLVSVVIAAFSFALATFKGIPVTLIVLAVLVLIYGVVMNRSVFGRHVYAIGGNLHAAELSGIKTRNVTFWLFVNMGVLAALAGLVFTARLNLAGPKAGDGFELEAISAAFIGGAAVQGGVGTIGGAIIGGLIIGVLNNGMSIMGIGIEWQQAVKGLVLLLAVAFDVYNKRRSGGR
- a CDS encoding serine hydrolase domain-containing protein; this translates as MTRSLPRSTPSARSVDAEGVLAFVEGVEAAPGVELHGLMVVQGGDVVAEGWWAPYSAERLHLFYSLSKSFTSTAVGLAGAEGLVDLDATVLSYFPELDDEITDPRSRALRVRHVLAMASGHSAETIDRAEEADPVDLVRGFLLLPPEQEPGSVFAYNQPCTFAAAAIVQRVSGQSLTDYLRPRLLDPLGIGEVAWHRDDSGRELGYSGLHATTEAAAALGLLYLQEGRWGDRRILSPEWVAEASRAHVPTHEDGGPDWQQGYGFQFWRSLHGYRADGAYGQFSLIVPEHELVIALTGQTSDTQTLLALAWEHLLPAVGRGSTAEADARLADRLSELALPPLEGASPATGSYTPVGSWPDAVEVTADEGGWTLALTEGDERFTVTPGAGAWTVDGPFAASAGPSGDGVLIDVVFLETPHRLHVELAPDRTARVRWETEPLHDGPLAGLRAPR